One Pseudomonadota bacterium genomic region harbors:
- a CDS encoding glycosyltransferase, translating to MRKKRKHRLLVFVVAYNAESTLLKVLDRIPAALFDAYDTEVLVIDDASRDRTFEVGRERAASATRYAFTMLQNPVNQGYGGNQKLGYEYAMRHGFDSVALLHGDGQYAPEKLPDLIAPIAAGEADAVFGTRMAVSGDALKGGMPMYKFVGNKILTAFQNAVLGTRLSEFHSGFRAYSVQALREIPFQLNSNDFHFDTEIIVQLVLGKRRILEIPMPTYYGDEVCYVNGVKYAKDVVVATLASRAHKAGLKYQRKYDVEGGAEPYDVKLGYSSSHTAAIDAVPEGSKVLDIGCGPGLVARELQGKGCTVVGLDLREPDPANMTRFIRWDLNADTIPDR from the coding sequence TCGTCTTCGTCGTGGCCTACAACGCCGAGTCGACGCTGCTCAAGGTGCTCGACCGGATCCCGGCGGCGCTCTTCGACGCGTACGACACCGAGGTGCTCGTCATCGACGACGCCTCCCGCGACCGGACCTTCGAGGTCGGGCGGGAGCGCGCCGCCTCCGCGACGCGGTACGCGTTCACCATGCTCCAGAACCCCGTGAACCAGGGGTACGGCGGCAACCAGAAGCTCGGCTACGAATACGCGATGCGACACGGCTTCGACAGCGTCGCCCTGCTGCACGGGGACGGGCAGTACGCGCCGGAGAAGCTGCCGGATCTGATCGCGCCGATCGCAGCGGGCGAGGCGGACGCCGTGTTCGGGACGCGCATGGCGGTGAGCGGCGACGCGCTCAAGGGCGGCATGCCGATGTACAAGTTCGTCGGGAACAAGATCCTGACCGCGTTCCAGAACGCCGTCCTCGGCACGCGGCTCAGCGAGTTCCACTCGGGGTTCCGCGCCTACTCCGTGCAGGCGCTGCGCGAGATCCCGTTCCAGCTCAACTCGAACGACTTCCACTTCGACACCGAGATCATCGTCCAGCTGGTCCTCGGGAAGCGCCGCATCCTCGAGATCCCGATGCCGACCTACTACGGCGACGAGGTGTGCTACGTGAACGGCGTGAAGTACGCGAAGGACGTCGTCGTCGCGACGCTCGCGTCCCGGGCACACAAGGCCGGCCTCAAGTACCAGCGCAAGTACGACGTGGAGGGCGGGGCGGAGCCGTACGACGTCAAGCTCGGCTACTCGTCCTCGCACACCGCCGCGATCGACGCCGTGCCCGAGGGATCCAAGGTCCTCGACATCGGCTGCGGCCCGGGGCTCGTGGCGCGGGAGCTCCAGGGCAAGGGGTGCACGGTCGTCGGGCTCGACCTGCGGGAGCCCGACCCCGCGAACATGACCAGGTTCATCCGCTGGGATCTGAACGCCGACACGATCCCAGATCGGAA